A window of Solea senegalensis isolate Sse05_10M linkage group LG20, IFAPA_SoseM_1, whole genome shotgun sequence contains these coding sequences:
- the LOC122786401 gene encoding cartilage-associated protein: MAPSSSQVLCALVIVFSTSVVNSQYEKYSFRSFPRHELMPLESAYKYALDQYTGEKWKDTVDYMEVSLRLYRLLRDSEAFCNLNCSSVRLDDEQKFAEFPELRAFGNVVKRAQCLKRCKQGLPAFRQTMPSRDTLEEFEKREPYKYLQYAYFKSNNLAKAVSAAHTFLLKHPDDEMMQRNMAYYKSLPGAEEHLKDLETNSYETLFVRAVRAYNGENFRTSVSDMELALRDFFKVYDECLAASEGPRDVKDFKDFYPSIADHYIEVLERKVNCESDLTPVVGGFVVEKFVATMYHYLQFAYYKLNDLKNAVPCAVSYLLFDPNDEVMKNNVAYYKFHQNKWQLTEEDFLPRSEGVRYYNQTTMQLQMLEFSRQRLTSDDEGEVVEFIDEFLDEDK; encoded by the exons atggccccGTCCTCTTCACAAGTCTTGTGCGCGCTTGTCATCGTGTTTTCCACCTCAGTCGTGAACTCCCAGTATGAGAAATACAGCTTCAGGAGTTTCCCCCGACACGAGCTGATGCCGCTGGAGTCCGCGTACAAGTACGCGCTGGACCAGTACACCGGGGAGAAGTGGAAGGACACGGTGGACTACATGGAGGTGTCTCTGCGTCTCTACCGGCTGCTGCGGGACAGCGAGGCCTTCTGCAACCTCAACTGCAGCTCCGTGCGCCTGGACGACGAGCAGAAGTTCGCGGAGTTTCCAGAGCTGCGTGCGTTCGGGAACGTCGTGAAGAGAGCGCAGTGCCTGAAGCGCTGCAAACAGGGGCTGCCCGCGTTCAGACAGACCATGCCGAGCCGGGACACCCTCGAAGAGTTTGAGAAGAGAGAGCCTTACAAATATCTGCAGTATGCCTACTTCAAA TCGAACAACCTGGCCAAGGCCGTGTCTGCGGCCCACACCTTCCTGCTCAAACACCCAGACGATGAGATGATGCAGAGGAACATGGCGTACTACAAGAGCCTGCCCGGTGCTGAGGAACATCTCAAAGACCTGGAGACAAACTCCTACGAG ACGCTGTTTGTGCGCGCAGTGAGGGCGTATAATGGAGAAAACTTCCGTACCTCAGTATCGGACATGGAGCTCGCACTGAGGGACTTCTTCAAAGTCTACGATGAGTGTCTGGCTGCATCAGAGGGTCCACGCGATGTCAAGGACTTCAAAGACTTCTATCCCTCCATAGCTG ATCACTACATTGAAGTCCTCGAGAGGAAAGTGAATTGTGAAAGTGACCTGACGCCAGTTGTCGGAGGATTTGTTGTTGAGAAGTTTGTGGCCACCATGTACCACTACCTGCAGTTTGCTTATTACAAAT taAACGACCTGAAGAATGCAGTACCATGTGCGGTCAGCTACCTCCTGTTTGACCCCAATGATGAAGTTATGAAGAACAACGTTGCCTATTACAAGTTTCACCAAAACAAGTGGCAGCTGACAGAAGAGGACTTCCTGCCCAGATCA gaGGGAGTGCGGTACTACAATCAGACCACCATGCAGCTACAGATGCTGGAGTTCTCCAGACAGCGTCTGACAAGTGATGatgag gggGAGGTGGTCGAGTTTATAGATGAGTTCCTGGATGAGGATAAATAG